Proteins found in one Pyrus communis chromosome 15, drPyrComm1.1, whole genome shotgun sequence genomic segment:
- the LOC137717894 gene encoding protein PSK SIMULATOR 2-like: MGGVCSGGVPGMENPDHGGGKSAGFSGKLRSVKSIGKNKENSSPSFSEGIAPRKTPNRFDSGELQSSVSRELKPSTPARTAISKVTPKNSFIGKAGIVGLERAVDVLDTLGSSMSNLTVNSGFLTGGVSRGIRISILSFEVANTITKGANLLQSLSDENVQFLKKDVLHSEAVQKLVSKDMKELLRIAASDKREELDVFAREVIRFGDLCKDPQWHSLGRYLSRLDSDDDLGYEQLRSEVDMTMQELTTLAQHTSELYHELNALDRFEQDYRRKVEEAKTLHLPPRGETLMMLLSDVKQQRKIVRSLKKKSLWSKNLDQIVEKLVDIVTYTHQAILEAFGHNGLTLVSADKSKDPQRLGVAGLALHYANMINQIDNIASRPTSLPPNTRDTLYQGLPITVKQALRSRLQTLDAKEELSVPRVKEEMEKTLHWLVPVSTNTTKAHQGFGWVGEWANSGPEFGKNGSSQVNLIRLQTLYHADKQKTDLYILELVTWLHHLINLVRQGDHGVKPLHTRSPTRKGLDIHSNMQQFLTKTYDTKSQKVQLSEEDRNLLDEVIGRMRRVPGISKSQEFSIAERKRRGVLALSKSTGSSPSRELGSRCRNLLKRKSNALDVMDGLDSIY, from the exons ATGGGTGGGGTGTGCTCGGGCGGGGTGCCTGGTATGGAAAATCCCGATCACGGCGGAGGGAAAAGTGCTGGATTTTCCGGGAAACTCAGGTCGGTGAAGAGCATCGGCAAGAACAAGGAGAATTCTAGTCCTTCGTTTTCCGAAGGAATTGCTCCGCGGAAAACACCGAACAGGTTTGATTCCGGCGAGCTGCAGTCTTCAGTTTCCCGCGAATTGAAGCCCTCAACTCCGGCTAGGACTGCTATTAGCAAG GTTACCCCGAAGAACTCGTTCATAGGAAAGGCTGGCATTGTTGGCCTGGAGAGGGCAGTAGATGTTTTGGATACGCTCGGAAGTAGCATGTCGAATTTGACTGTCAATAGCGGATTTCTTACTGGCGGGGTGTCTAGAGGCATTAGGATCTCTATATTGTCGTTTGAAGTAGCTAATACAATCACCAAAGGTGCAAACTTGTTGCAATCTCTATCAGACGAAAACGTCCAGTTTCTAAAGAAAGATGTTCTACATTCGGAAGCTGTACAAAAATTAGTTTCTAAAGATATGAAGGAGTTGCTACGCATTGCCGCTTCTGACAAAAG GGAAGAGCTTGATGTTTTCGCACGTGAAGTAATAAGGTTTGGAGACTTGTGTAAAGACCCACAGTGGCATAGCCTGGGTCGATACTTGTCAAG ACTAGATTCAGATGATGATTTAGGGTACGAACAACTAAGATCAGAGGTAGACATGACGATGCAGGAATTGACCACTCTTGCTCAGCATACTTCT GAATTATACCATGAGTTAAATGCACTAGACAGATTTGAACAAGATTACCGGAGAAAGGTAGAGGAAGCAAAAACCTTGCATCTCCCTCCAAGAG GAGAGACTCTGATGATGTTGTTAAGTGATGTAAAACAACAAAGAAAGATTGTAAGAAGCTTGAAAAAGAAATCTctttggtctaaaaatttggaTCAG ATTGTCGAGAAACTTGTTGATATTGTTACCTATACACATCAAGCAATCTTGGAAGCATTTGGACATAATG GTCTGACTTTGGTTAGTGCGGACAAGAGCAAAGATCCTCAAAGACTAGGAGTAGCTGGTCTTGCGCTACACTACGCTAACATGATCAACCAAATTGATAACATT GCGTCCCGACCAACCTCCCTCCCACCAAACACACGGGACACATTATATCAAGGTCTACCAATTACTGTTAAACAAGCTTTACGATCCCGATTGCAGACTCTTGATGCCAAGGAAGAG CTCTCTGTTCCTCGGGTCAAGGAAGAAATGGAAAAGACTCTCCATTGGCTTGTTCCAGTTTCCACAAATACGACCAA AGCACATCAAGGCTTCGGGTGGGTTGGAGAATGGGCAAATTCTGG TCCTGAGTTTGGTAAGAACGGATCCTCACAAGTTAACCTGATCCGCCTCCAGACGCTATATCACGCAGACAAGCAGAAGACGGATCTCTACATCCTCGAACTAGTCACATGGCTTCACCATCTGATCAACCTTGTAAGACAAGGAGATCATGGCGTGAAGCCTTTGCATACGCGGTCTCCAACTCGTAAAGGGTTGGACATTCACTCCAACATGCAGCAGTTTCTAACCAAGACCTACGACACCAAGTCCCAAAAAGTCCAACTCTCGGAAGAAGACCGAAACCTGTTAGACGAGGTGATCGGGAGAATGAGAAGGGTTCCCGGGATCAGTAAGAGTCAGGAGTTTTCGATTGCCGAGAGGAAAAGAAGAGGAGTTTTGGCTTTGAGCAAGAGCACGGGGAGTTCCCCTTCAAGGGAGCTGGGTTCAAGGTGTAGAAACTTGCTTAAGCGAAAGAGTAATGCTTTGGATGTCATGGACGGCTTAGATTCAATATACTGA